Proteins encoded in a region of the Halorussus sp. MSC15.2 genome:
- a CDS encoding 2,3,4,5-tetrahydropyridine-2,6-dicarboxylate N-succinyltransferase, whose protein sequence is MSLETEVDDLWHRYDDGDLTAADAGEEEYAVLEAFLDALETGEVRAAEKRGTAERGSASDRTQSGNGQWESNEWVKRGILLNFGLRGIEGREYGDVTYHDVLPLRETDDLPGRGTRNTPDGTVIRRGAYLGSDCIMMSPSFVNIGAHVGDGTLVDSCDTVGSCAQIGSDVKLGANTLIGGVLEPVEDAPVVVEDGASLGAGCRVTSGFVVGENSVVAENTLLTPRIPVYDLVEEEVVYGHLPPERRAFTRFVESSVGDHDLFEGGAYKPAVVAMDVEETTLEGVEREEALRE, encoded by the coding sequence ATGAGTCTGGAAACTGAGGTAGACGACCTGTGGCATCGATACGACGACGGCGACCTCACCGCGGCCGACGCGGGCGAGGAGGAATACGCCGTCCTCGAAGCGTTCCTCGACGCGCTCGAAACCGGCGAGGTCCGGGCCGCCGAGAAGCGCGGCACCGCCGAGCGAGGCTCGGCGAGCGACCGGACGCAGTCCGGTAACGGCCAGTGGGAGTCCAACGAGTGGGTCAAGCGGGGCATCCTGCTCAACTTCGGCCTGCGCGGCATCGAGGGCCGGGAGTACGGCGACGTGACCTACCACGACGTGTTGCCCCTGCGCGAGACCGACGACCTGCCCGGCCGGGGCACCCGCAACACCCCCGACGGGACCGTGATTCGACGCGGCGCGTACCTCGGGTCGGACTGCATCATGATGAGTCCGAGCTTCGTCAATATCGGCGCGCACGTCGGCGACGGTACCCTCGTGGACTCCTGTGACACCGTGGGGTCGTGCGCGCAAATCGGCTCGGACGTGAAGCTGGGTGCGAACACCCTCATCGGCGGCGTGCTGGAACCGGTCGAGGACGCGCCCGTCGTCGTGGAGGACGGCGCGTCGCTCGGCGCTGGCTGTCGAGTCACCTCGGGATTCGTCGTGGGCGAGAACAGCGTGGTCGCGGAGAACACCCTGCTCACGCCTCGCATCCCGGTCTACGACCTCGTCGAGGAGGAGGTCGTCTACGGTCACCTCCCGCCCGAGCGCCGGGCGTTCACCCGGTTCGTGGAGTCGTCGGTCGGCGACCACGACCTGTTCGAGGGCGGGGCGTACAAGCCCGCGGTCGTGGCGATGGACGTCGAGGAGACGACCCTCGAAGGCGTCGAGCGCGAGGAGGCCCTGCGGGAATGA
- the dapB gene encoding 4-hydroxy-tetrahydrodipicolinate reductase, producing the protein MSVAVAVTGATGQMGRAVLDAASARKDVSVAFAVNRDPADEESVGEVSVEPAREFDRLVAERDPDVIVDFTGPASSQNYVAVAAEAGVASVVGTTGFDDEGEAALRELAEYAPVLKASNFGRGVQALLSAVESAVADLPGYDVEVTETHHNRKRDAPSGTAKTILERIEETREAQSASDPSGEGTEPRTQRVHGREGEAPREAGDIGVHARRAGTITGEHEVLLAGNHEEVRLTHRAEDRGVFAEGALDAAVWLAEREPGWYDFADVVEGDA; encoded by the coding sequence ATGAGCGTAGCAGTCGCAGTGACGGGCGCGACCGGCCAGATGGGGAGGGCGGTCCTCGACGCCGCCAGCGCCCGCAAGGACGTGAGCGTCGCCTTCGCCGTCAACCGCGACCCCGCGGACGAAGAGTCCGTCGGCGAGGTCTCGGTCGAACCCGCCCGCGAGTTCGACCGACTGGTGGCCGAGCGCGACCCGGACGTAATCGTGGACTTCACCGGCCCTGCGAGCAGTCAGAACTACGTCGCGGTCGCCGCCGAGGCCGGTGTCGCCAGCGTGGTCGGCACCACCGGGTTCGACGACGAGGGCGAGGCGGCGCTCCGTGAACTCGCGGAGTACGCGCCCGTGCTGAAGGCGTCGAACTTCGGTCGGGGCGTGCAGGCGCTGCTCTCGGCAGTCGAGTCCGCGGTCGCGGACCTGCCGGGCTACGACGTGGAGGTCACCGAGACCCACCACAACCGGAAGCGCGACGCGCCGAGCGGCACCGCGAAGACGATTCTGGAGCGAATCGAAGAGACGCGCGAGGCGCAGAGCGCCTCGGACCCGAGCGGCGAGGGAACCGAGCCGCGAACCCAGCGCGTCCACGGGCGCGAGGGCGAGGCCCCCCGCGAGGCGGGCGACATCGGCGTCCACGCCCGGCGCGCCGGGACGATTACGGGCGAACACGAGGTCCTGCTCGCGGGTAACCACGAGGAGGTCCGCCTCACCCACCGAGCGGAGGACCGGGGCGTCTTCGCCGAGGGGGCGCTCGACGCGGCGGTCTGGCTTGCCGAACGAGAACCCGGCTGGTACGATTTTGCCGACGTAGTGGAGGGAGACGCATGA
- the dapA gene encoding 4-hydroxy-tetrahydrodipicolinate synthase yields the protein MTRTDEPFSGVYPAMTTPFESDDSIDFDQLRADAQRLADAGVDGLLAVGSTGESATLSHDEHVEVVEAVTDAVDVPVIAGAGSNNTREALELSRRSADAGADALLLISPYYNKPEPEGMERHYRTIADEVDLPQILYNVPSRTGRNIAVETAESLARHENIVGYKAASGDLNRIGDVIERTRDEEFSVLSGDDFLTLPMLSLGATGTISVSANVEPERTVALVEAALSGDFAEAREVHEELAPLVRALFEETNPIPVKEAMEIRDYGPAHLRSPLSRLSEDHRAELAGILGELEGEPTEVQP from the coding sequence ATGACACGCACCGACGAACCCTTCAGTGGGGTCTACCCCGCGATGACGACCCCCTTCGAATCCGACGACAGTATCGACTTCGACCAGCTCCGAGCAGACGCCCAGCGCCTCGCGGACGCCGGGGTGGACGGTCTCCTCGCGGTCGGTTCGACCGGCGAGAGCGCGACCCTGAGCCACGACGAACACGTCGAGGTGGTCGAGGCGGTCACCGACGCCGTGGACGTGCCCGTCATCGCAGGGGCCGGGAGTAACAACACCCGCGAGGCCCTCGAACTCTCCCGGCGCTCGGCCGACGCCGGGGCGGACGCGCTGTTGCTCATCTCGCCGTACTACAACAAGCCCGAACCCGAGGGGATGGAGCGCCACTACCGCACTATCGCCGACGAGGTGGACCTCCCACAGATACTCTACAACGTCCCCTCGCGCACGGGCCGCAACATCGCGGTCGAGACCGCGGAATCGCTCGCGCGACACGAGAACATCGTCGGTTACAAGGCCGCCAGCGGCGACCTGAACCGAATCGGCGACGTGATAGAGCGCACCCGCGACGAGGAGTTCTCGGTGCTATCGGGCGACGACTTCCTCACGCTCCCGATGCTCTCGCTCGGCGCGACCGGCACCATCAGCGTGTCCGCGAACGTCGAACCCGAGCGCACCGTGGCGCTGGTCGAGGCCGCCCTGTCGGGCGACTTCGCCGAGGCCCGCGAGGTCCACGAGGAACTCGCGCCCCTCGTCCGCGCGCTGTTCGAGGAGACCAACCCCATCCCGGTCAAGGAGGCCATGGAGATTCGGGACTACGGCCCGGCGCACCTGCGCTCGCCGCTGTCCCGCCTCTCGGAGGACCACCGCGCAGAACTTGCGGGTATCCTCGGAGAGTTAGAGGGAGAACCGACTGAGGTACAGCCATGA
- a CDS encoding ABC transporter permease subunit, protein MRARIATIVRKELTSAIRSRMLWGTVVALILMGTSSTLNMYVGPASPASLGVVAENIPLHLYRFLPVVGLLTGYKAVVGERESGSIRFLLGLPTTHHEVLIGKFLGRSAVLTVVVVTTITILVAESIALYGGVAAFELFVHAILLLIYGLVWTGIAVGISAMVMSRFRAVAIVFGLYAVTHFFWQHHVLPIAAYLFTGTVSTSGLRPIATAQGPTWYLYVQRLNPVRSYQYSRALLSELLRSKSTTQVWVYLVDSPEYMFGFGMLFLWLVVPLFVGYLRFRSVEIR, encoded by the coding sequence ATGCGAGCACGGATAGCCACTATCGTAAGAAAAGAACTCACCTCAGCAATCCGTTCACGGATGCTGTGGGGAACCGTTGTCGCGTTGATTTTGATGGGGACCTCGTCCACGCTAAACATGTACGTGGGTCCCGCTTCGCCAGCATCGTTAGGCGTCGTAGCCGAGAACATTCCGTTACATCTATATCGCTTTCTGCCCGTCGTTGGACTTCTAACGGGATACAAAGCGGTCGTCGGGGAACGTGAGTCCGGGAGTATCCGTTTTCTGCTCGGTTTACCCACGACTCATCACGAAGTGCTGATTGGTAAGTTTCTGGGGCGGTCAGCCGTTCTCACCGTCGTAGTCGTGACGACAATTACCATTTTAGTCGCAGAGTCCATAGCGTTGTACGGCGGAGTTGCGGCGTTCGAACTCTTCGTCCACGCGATTCTGTTGTTAATCTACGGGCTGGTATGGACTGGAATCGCAGTCGGAATCTCGGCAATGGTCATGTCCCGATTTCGGGCGGTTGCGATAGTATTCGGATTGTACGCAGTGACGCACTTCTTCTGGCAACATCATGTCCTACCGATTGCAGCGTATTTGTTCACAGGAACGGTCTCAACGAGCGGACTCCGACCGATTGCGACGGCGCAGGGGCCAACTTGGTACCTCTACGTTCAGCGTCTCAATCCGGTGAGGAGCTATCAGTACAGTCGCGCCCTACTATCGGAACTGCTCCGGTCCAAATCCACGACTCAGGTCTGGGTGTATCTGGTCGACTCTCCGGAGTACATGTTCGGCTTCGGAATGCTCTTCCTCTGGCTCGTCGTTCCGCTATTCGTCGGATACCTGCGATTTAGAAGTGTAGAAATTCGATGA
- a CDS encoding ABC transporter ATP-binding protein: MAAVETRGLTKEFGEVTAVEDLTLSIEREEIFGLLGPNGAGKSTTLNLILGFLEPTEGTASVFGLDPWTDPQAVRKQLGIVPEGYGLYDRLTAREHIEFAAGIKGVDANPSDVLERVGLTSATERKVAGYSRGMRQRLALGISLVGSPNLLVLDEPSTGFDPHGVRELREIVRKERNRGATVVFSSHNLSEVETLCDRIGIINCGSLINLDTIEGLHERTSDTLLIEADPVPDGSKLERIENVTGVSDTESTLRIRYRGRDAKRRVLTELTKRDVVISDFTTKRASLEDLFVEATTTQYEMKG, translated from the coding sequence ATGGCCGCCGTTGAGACACGCGGTTTAACGAAAGAGTTCGGAGAGGTAACTGCGGTCGAAGACCTTACTCTCTCTATCGAACGAGAGGAAATATTCGGCCTTCTCGGGCCGAACGGCGCGGGAAAGTCCACGACGCTGAATCTGATTTTGGGATTTCTCGAACCGACGGAGGGCACGGCATCCGTCTTCGGGTTGGACCCTTGGACGGACCCGCAGGCTGTCCGCAAGCAACTCGGTATCGTTCCGGAAGGATACGGATTGTACGACCGCCTCACGGCGCGAGAACACATCGAGTTCGCGGCCGGTATAAAGGGTGTAGACGCCAACCCGTCGGACGTTTTGGAACGCGTCGGTTTGACGAGTGCCACCGAGAGAAAAGTCGCGGGATACTCTAGGGGTATGCGCCAGCGACTCGCCCTCGGCATCTCTCTCGTCGGTAGTCCAAACTTGCTCGTCCTCGACGAACCGTCGACCGGTTTCGACCCTCACGGCGTTCGCGAATTACGCGAGATTGTTCGCAAGGAGCGAAACCGTGGTGCGACGGTCGTTTTCTCTAGTCACAACTTGTCGGAGGTAGAGACATTGTGTGACCGCATTGGAATTATAAACTGCGGTAGTCTTATCAATTTAGATACAATTGAAGGTTTACACGAACGGACGAGCGATACGCTCCTCATCGAAGCAGACCCCGTTCCGGATGGTAGTAAACTGGAACGAATCGAGAACGTGACCGGCGTTTCCGACACGGAGTCCACGCTACGGATACGGTACCGGGGCCGAGATGCGAAAAGAAGAGTCCTGACGGAACTGACCAAAAGAGACGTGGTTATCTCCGATTTTACGACGAAAAGGGCCTCGTTAGAGGACTTGTTCGTCGAGGCAACTACCACGCAGTACGAGATGAAGGGATGA
- a CDS encoding twin-arginine translocation signal domain-containing protein, whose product MSEESDKGSALTTNRREFLKRATVSGALGVTGITSSATIVAGNEGPKTDEKPRQQEAKGVFTTYADDLLSLLASEGILDNGTITELPLDEPVDYETVASKSGEGVNFATWSGVRADEYRIVKQLDDGVLSVAVQPAKNHAYAFYEPDTTEETYLIKSDVGVTNVEREACYKDCGCVSQCGNSVWADRRCCIQEPCGSSCAWNVWCDCCNGC is encoded by the coding sequence ATGTCGGAGGAAAGTGACAAGGGAAGCGCATTGACCACGAACCGACGCGAGTTCCTGAAACGGGCTACGGTCAGCGGCGCGTTAGGCGTTACTGGAATCACAAGCAGTGCTACCATCGTCGCGGGAAACGAAGGCCCGAAAACGGACGAAAAACCGCGCCAACAGGAGGCGAAGGGCGTCTTCACTACGTACGCAGACGACCTGCTCTCATTGTTAGCGTCGGAGGGCATCTTGGACAACGGGACGATTACGGAACTTCCACTTGACGAACCGGTGGACTACGAGACTGTAGCCTCGAAGTCCGGTGAAGGAGTCAACTTCGCAACGTGGAGTGGCGTTCGTGCCGACGAGTATCGCATCGTCAAACAATTAGACGACGGCGTTCTCTCCGTTGCGGTTCAACCGGCTAAAAACCATGCTTACGCATTCTACGAACCGGATACGACCGAAGAGACGTACCTTATCAAATCGGACGTCGGAGTGACGAACGTCGAACGAGAGGCCTGCTACAAGGACTGCGGGTGCGTCTCCCAATGCGGCAATTCCGTCTGGGCGGACAGACGCTGTTGTATCCAAGAACCGTGCGGTTCCAGTTGTGCGTGGAACGTTTGGTGCGACTGTTGTAACGGGTGTTGA
- a CDS encoding NAD(P)/FAD-dependent oxidoreductase, which translates to MTEVVVAGGGLAGLVAARHLADAGADVRLYERHHDPGGRVRSVRRNGFVFDRGFQVLFTAYPAARRELDYDALDLRQFKPGAVVARPGERSTLADPFRDVDAALETLLNRDVTVRDKLRVLRLRRELAEKSDREMAGGPDRTTREYLRDRGFSEKFVTNFAAPFYGGITLDRSLGTSKRVFEYTFKMLTVGHIAVPARGMGAIAEQLAGSARESGADLVMDETVTDLDPSATDPRIELGRDSTTADAVVVATDPKQARELTGVESIPTDAKGCVTQYYAFDGPELDAGARLLLNADSSAPNHVAQLSAVAPEYAPEDRNLLSATYLGVPDEDDEALAERTARALDSWYPERRLDLEPLHTSRIEFAQFAQPPGLHDRLPDVRAPDGPVYLAGEYTDTSSLNAAMASGRRAAQCVAEDFDLDR; encoded by the coding sequence ATGACCGAAGTCGTCGTCGCTGGCGGTGGACTCGCCGGATTGGTCGCGGCGCGCCACCTCGCCGACGCGGGCGCGGACGTGCGACTCTACGAACGCCACCACGACCCCGGCGGGCGGGTGCGTTCGGTTCGCAGGAACGGGTTCGTCTTCGACCGCGGGTTTCAGGTGCTGTTCACCGCCTACCCGGCGGCGCGGCGGGAACTCGACTACGACGCGCTCGACCTCCGGCAGTTCAAACCCGGCGCGGTGGTGGCCCGACCGGGCGAGCGCTCGACCCTCGCCGACCCCTTCCGCGACGTGGACGCCGCGCTGGAGACGCTCCTCAATCGGGACGTGACCGTGCGCGACAAGCTACGGGTGCTCCGACTCCGGCGGGAACTCGCCGAGAAGTCCGACCGCGAGATGGCCGGCGGTCCGGACCGGACTACCCGCGAGTACCTCCGCGACCGGGGGTTCTCCGAGAAGTTCGTGACGAACTTCGCCGCCCCGTTCTACGGCGGCATCACCCTCGACCGGAGTCTCGGCACCTCGAAGCGGGTGTTCGAGTACACTTTCAAGATGCTGACCGTCGGCCACATCGCGGTTCCGGCCCGCGGGATGGGCGCGATAGCCGAGCAACTGGCCGGGTCGGCGCGCGAGTCCGGGGCCGACCTCGTGATGGACGAGACGGTGACCGACCTCGACCCGAGCGCGACCGACCCCCGAATCGAACTCGGCAGGGACTCGACCACCGCCGACGCCGTGGTGGTCGCCACCGACCCCAAGCAGGCCCGGGAGTTGACCGGCGTCGAGTCGATTCCCACCGACGCCAAGGGCTGTGTCACCCAGTACTACGCCTTCGACGGGCCGGAACTCGACGCGGGCGCGCGACTCCTGCTCAACGCCGACTCGTCCGCGCCGAACCACGTCGCCCAACTCTCGGCGGTCGCGCCCGAGTACGCGCCGGAGGACCGCAACCTCCTGAGTGCGACTTACCTCGGCGTGCCCGACGAGGACGACGAGGCCCTCGCCGAGCGCACGGCCCGGGCGCTGGACTCGTGGTACCCCGAGCGTCGCCTCGACCTCGAACCGCTCCACACCAGTCGCATCGAGTTCGCGCAGTTCGCCCAACCGCCGGGCCTCCACGACCGACTGCCCGACGTGCGCGCGCCCGACGGTCCGGTCTACCTCGCGGGCGAGTACACCGACACCTCGTCGCTCAACGCCGCGATGGCGAGCGGTCGGAGGGCCGCACAGTGCGTCGCCGAAGACTTCGATTTAGACCGCTGA
- a CDS encoding transcription factor S encodes MEFCDECGSMMKAEDELWVCGSCGNKTPKDPEANYVVTEDQEASEVIETNKGDEESALPTTDAHCPECGNDRARWYMQQIRAADESETRFFICTECEHKWREDDN; translated from the coding sequence ATGGAGTTCTGTGACGAGTGCGGTTCGATGATGAAAGCCGAGGACGAACTGTGGGTCTGCGGAAGCTGCGGCAACAAGACGCCGAAGGACCCGGAGGCCAACTACGTCGTGACCGAAGACCAAGAGGCCAGCGAGGTCATCGAGACCAACAAGGGCGACGAGGAGAGCGCGCTTCCGACCACCGACGCACACTGTCCCGAGTGCGGGAACGACCGCGCCCGATGGTACATGCAACAGATTCGCGCGGCGGACGAGAGCGAGACGCGCTTCTTCATCTGCACCGAGTGCGAACACAAGTGGCGCGAAGACGACAACTAG
- a CDS encoding formyltransferase family protein — translation MSDSLEVALLVRGTDVPEWQASAVEAMLARTDAEVSHVVRSTGSVAGSDGGLGHYLDRVREYPLWTPVGAAFQFTERPAYREPRDVADIARLGDPETLAVEPDPAPDFGNVLSDHAVETVGEADVAVRFGFGILKGDVLDAPDHGVLSFHHGDLREYRGMPSGFWEYLHDEDTAGVTLQKLSETLDGGEIVAYEPVDIADAPTWSGVRRRLFAVSDDVLVKGIGNVSRGVEPRSPDELGDLYSLPEGGDVLKYVVKEGKGRVRRSWGSTSRFSTNDVEKRF, via the coding sequence ATGTCCGATTCGCTCGAAGTCGCGCTGTTAGTCCGCGGTACCGACGTTCCGGAGTGGCAGGCCAGCGCCGTCGAGGCGATGCTCGCCCGAACCGACGCAGAGGTCAGCCACGTCGTCCGGAGTACAGGGTCGGTCGCCGGGAGCGACGGCGGTCTGGGCCACTATCTCGACCGAGTGCGGGAGTACCCCCTCTGGACGCCCGTCGGCGCGGCGTTCCAGTTCACCGAGCGGCCGGCGTACCGCGAACCGCGAGACGTGGCCGACATCGCTCGACTGGGCGACCCCGAGACGCTGGCGGTCGAACCCGACCCCGCGCCCGACTTCGGCAACGTCCTGTCCGACCACGCGGTCGAGACGGTCGGCGAGGCCGACGTCGCCGTCCGGTTCGGCTTCGGCATCCTCAAGGGCGACGTGCTCGACGCGCCCGACCACGGCGTCCTGAGCTTCCACCACGGCGACCTCCGGGAGTATCGCGGGATGCCCTCGGGGTTCTGGGAGTACCTCCACGACGAGGACACCGCCGGCGTGACCCTGCAGAAACTCTCGGAGACGCTCGACGGCGGGGAAATCGTCGCGTACGAACCGGTGGACATCGCCGACGCCCCGACGTGGTCCGGCGTCCGGCGACGCCTCTTCGCGGTCTCCGACGACGTGCTGGTGAAGGGCATCGGGAACGTCTCGCGCGGCGTGGAACCCCGGTCGCCCGACGAACTCGGCGACCTCTACTCGCTCCCGGAGGGCGGCGACGTGTTGAAGTACGTCGTCAAGGAGGGGAAGGGCCGAGTTCGGCGGTCGTGGGGTAGTACGTCCAGATTCTCGACGAACGACGTCGAAAAGCGGTTCTAG
- a CDS encoding tRNA (adenine-N1)-methyltransferase, with the protein MTVLLVHGDREYLREPGEELQTDLGVVDVPEDVEPGQTLESHLGEPFEVRALRGPDLFNHFERTGAPMMPRDVGLIVGHTGVASGDRVLDAGTGTGVLSGYLGRMGANVTTFERDPEFAEVARGNMELADVADRVDVHVGDVTDEIADASEGDALGEFDVLTLDTEDAPEVVAHAPDLLVRGGFVAVYSPFVEHTREVVESAREAGLADVETLETIQRRMDFDDRGSRPSTAGVGHTGYLTFARRP; encoded by the coding sequence GTGACGGTCCTGCTGGTCCACGGCGACCGGGAGTACCTGCGAGAACCGGGCGAGGAACTCCAGACCGACCTCGGCGTCGTCGACGTTCCCGAGGACGTCGAACCCGGTCAGACGCTGGAGTCCCACCTCGGCGAACCGTTCGAGGTCCGCGCCCTGCGCGGTCCGGACCTGTTCAACCACTTCGAGCGCACCGGCGCGCCGATGATGCCCCGTGACGTGGGTCTCATCGTCGGTCACACCGGCGTCGCCAGCGGCGACCGCGTGCTGGACGCGGGAACCGGGACGGGCGTCCTCTCGGGCTATCTCGGCCGGATGGGCGCGAACGTGACCACCTTCGAGCGCGACCCCGAGTTCGCCGAGGTGGCCCGCGGGAACATGGAACTCGCAGACGTCGCCGACCGAGTGGACGTGCACGTCGGCGACGTGACCGATGAAATTGCCGACGCGAGCGAGGGCGACGCGCTCGGCGAGTTCGACGTGCTGACCCTCGACACCGAGGACGCGCCCGAGGTCGTCGCTCACGCGCCGGACCTGCTGGTCCGGGGCGGGTTCGTCGCGGTCTACTCGCCGTTCGTGGAACACACCCGTGAGGTCGTGGAGTCGGCCCGCGAGGCGGGTCTCGCCGACGTGGAGACCCTCGAAACCATCCAGCGTCGGATGGACTTCGACGACCGAGGCTCGCGGCCGTCCACCGCGGGGGTCGGTCACACCGGATACTTGACGTTCGCACGTCGGCCCTGA
- a CDS encoding nascent polypeptide-associated complex protein translates to MFGGGGGGLDPRKMQQMMKQMGIDVDELDAEEVVITKSDGEKLVFDNPDITVMDARGQETYQVVGEPRTTEGDAGGTTAVESGDDSDGSGGIPDADVEIVAQKAGASEDDAREALEATDGDLAAAVERLQ, encoded by the coding sequence ATGTTCGGAGGAGGCGGCGGGGGACTCGATCCCCGCAAGATGCAACAGATGATGAAGCAGATGGGTATCGACGTGGACGAACTCGACGCCGAAGAGGTCGTCATCACCAAGAGCGACGGCGAGAAACTGGTGTTCGACAACCCCGACATCACCGTGATGGACGCCCGCGGGCAGGAGACCTATCAGGTCGTCGGCGAACCCCGGACCACCGAGGGCGACGCCGGCGGAACTACCGCGGTCGAGTCCGGCGACGACAGCGACGGGAGCGGGGGCATCCCCGACGCGGACGTGGAAATCGTCGCTCAGAAGGCCGGAGCGAGCGAAGACGACGCCCGCGAAGCGCTGGAAGCCACCGACGGCGACCTCGCGGCCGCCGTCGAGCGGCTACAGTGA
- a CDS encoding PUA domain-containing protein, with the protein MSSGETDDLPRLRTIADYQFGSGVGETLFPESEDPEVKRSSSGRPQQVVGDAGRVVTYGTDGRFTLGLEGGRRVAAALDAPAGRVVVGDESEPFVRDGKNVFAKFVTAAGPEVRPGDEVVVVHEDGSLLAVGRAELSADAMGDFDSGMAVMVREGAGDDAD; encoded by the coding sequence ATGAGTTCCGGAGAGACGGACGACCTCCCCCGACTCCGCACGATTGCCGACTACCAGTTCGGGTCGGGCGTCGGCGAGACGCTGTTCCCCGAGAGCGAGGACCCCGAAGTCAAGCGGTCCTCGTCGGGACGGCCACAGCAGGTCGTCGGCGACGCCGGTCGAGTCGTGACGTACGGGACCGACGGCCGATTCACCCTCGGACTGGAAGGCGGCCGCCGGGTCGCTGCCGCGCTTGACGCGCCCGCGGGTCGAGTCGTGGTCGGCGACGAGAGCGAACCGTTCGTCCGCGACGGCAAGAACGTCTTCGCGAAGTTCGTCACCGCGGCCGGTCCGGAAGTCCGACCCGGCGACGAGGTTGTCGTCGTCCACGAGGACGGGTCGCTGCTCGCGGTCGGCCGGGCCGAACTCTCTGCCGACGCGATGGGCGACTTCGACTCCGGGATGGCCGTGATGGTCCGCGAGGGCGCGGGCGACGACGCCGACTGA
- a CDS encoding NYN domain-containing protein: MTEIHPNQRVAVLADAQNLYHTAQSVYSRNIDYSAVLEKSVQDRELTRAIAYVIQADSPDEERFFEALADIGFETKIKELKTFGDGSKKADWDVGMSLDAVTLANHVDTVILCTGDGDFSRLCSHLRHEGVRTEVTSFEESTSDELIQAADTFIDMSERPDTFLL; the protein is encoded by the coding sequence ATGACCGAGATACACCCGAACCAGCGGGTCGCCGTCCTCGCGGACGCTCAAAATCTCTACCACACGGCCCAGAGCGTCTACAGCCGTAACATCGACTACTCCGCGGTCCTCGAAAAGTCGGTTCAGGACCGGGAACTCACGCGAGCCATCGCGTACGTAATTCAGGCGGATAGCCCGGACGAGGAGCGCTTCTTCGAGGCGCTCGCCGACATCGGATTCGAGACGAAGATTAAGGAACTCAAGACGTTCGGCGACGGGTCGAAGAAGGCAGACTGGGACGTCGGAATGAGCCTCGACGCGGTGACGCTGGCCAACCACGTCGATACCGTCATCCTCTGCACGGGCGACGGCGACTTCTCGCGGCTCTGTTCGCACCTCCGCCACGAGGGCGTGCGGACGGAAGTCACTAGCTTCGAGGAATCGACGTCCGACGAACTGATTCAGGCGGCCGACACCTTCATAGACATGTCCGAGCGACCCGATACGTTCCTGCTGTAA
- a CDS encoding metallophosphoesterase → MLVLGDAHADDPDERRALLAAYRDSGDDVALQTGDLLYYDLPIPTYFVGGNNENFDVIDALRAGEDPEGTTVRNANLLASTSAEVAGLRVAGLTGNYAPTKYDESRADLTGERRRHFVRGDVERLKTVEDVDVLLTHEAAHGLIYYGYDAGCDRIDELLEALDPDLCLVGHHHEHAESTYGDTRVVSLAPAWERYYRLDPETLELSDRETPAE, encoded by the coding sequence ATGCTCGTCCTCGGAGACGCCCACGCCGACGACCCCGACGAACGGCGCGCGCTGCTCGCGGCCTACCGCGATTCCGGCGACGACGTCGCGCTCCAGACCGGCGACCTACTCTACTACGACCTGCCGATTCCCACGTACTTCGTCGGAGGCAACAACGAGAACTTCGACGTCATCGACGCCCTGCGGGCGGGCGAAGACCCTGAGGGAACGACCGTCCGGAACGCGAACCTGCTCGCTAGCACTTCGGCCGAGGTCGCGGGCCTGCGCGTGGCGGGGCTGACTGGCAACTACGCGCCGACGAAGTACGACGAGTCGCGCGCCGACCTGACGGGCGAGCGCAGGCGACACTTCGTCCGGGGGGACGTGGAGCGTCTGAAGACCGTCGAGGACGTGGACGTGTTGCTGACCCACGAAGCGGCCCACGGCCTGATATACTACGGCTACGACGCCGGATGCGACCGAATCGACGAACTGCTGGAGGCGCTCGACCCCGACCTGTGTCTGGTCGGCCACCACCACGAACACGCCGAGTCCACCTACGGTGACACCCGCGTCGTGAGTCTCGCACCCGCGTGGGAGCGCTACTACCGACTCGACCCCGAGACGCTCGAACTGTCCGACCGCGAGACACCGGCGGAGTGA